One window from the genome of Candidatus Didemnitutus sp. encodes:
- a CDS encoding glycosyltransferase family 2 protein encodes MSQSLPQLTLFSIVIPARDEQDSLPPTLTDIYETFTREGVTHEIVVVDDGSHDRTWAVLQELKQKIPTLAPVQNPGPHGFGRAVVYGLNHMKGDAVAIMMADASDSPADAVKYWRLLNEGWECAFGSRFVKGGEVIDYPRVKLFVNRLANFFVRIGFNIPLNDTTNAFKAYRRTVIEGCRPFLAPHFNLTVEIPLKAIVRGYRWTVMPISWRNRKYGEAKLKIKEMGSRYFFICAYVWLEKYFSRGDYRRK; translated from the coding sequence ATGTCCCAGTCTTTGCCTCAACTGACGCTTTTCTCCATCGTCATCCCCGCCCGCGATGAGCAGGACTCGCTACCACCGACGCTCACGGACATCTACGAGACCTTCACCCGCGAAGGCGTGACGCACGAGATCGTCGTCGTCGACGACGGCAGCCACGACCGGACCTGGGCCGTGTTGCAGGAACTGAAACAGAAAATCCCCACGCTCGCACCCGTCCAGAACCCCGGCCCGCACGGTTTCGGCCGCGCCGTCGTCTACGGACTCAATCACATGAAAGGCGACGCGGTCGCCATCATGATGGCCGACGCTTCCGACTCGCCCGCCGACGCCGTGAAATACTGGCGCCTGCTCAACGAGGGATGGGAATGCGCCTTCGGCTCCCGCTTCGTCAAGGGCGGCGAGGTCATCGATTACCCGCGCGTGAAACTCTTCGTGAACCGCCTCGCGAATTTCTTCGTCCGCATCGGCTTCAACATCCCGCTCAACGACACCACCAACGCCTTCAAGGCCTACCGCCGCACTGTCATCGAAGGCTGCCGGCCGTTTCTCGCGCCGCACTTCAACCTCACCGTCGAAATCCCGCTCAAGGCCATCGTGCGCGGCTACCGCTGGACCGTCATGCCGATCTCCTGGCGCAACCGCAAATACGGCGAAGCCAAACTCAAGATCAAGGAGATGGGCAGCCGCTACTTTTTCATCTGCGCCTACGTCTGGCTGGAGAAATATTTCAGCCGCGGCGACTATCGCCGCAAGTAA
- a CDS encoding sugar nucleotide-binding protein: MIYLLGGSGYVGTAYQALLTHKGIPFRNLRRADVNYADRATLTDLLRREKPEFLINAAGYTGKPNVDACELHKSECLDGNAVLPGTIALACADTGVPWGHVSSGCIYTGARADGSGFTETDTPNFSFRTNNCSFYSGTKALGEEVLADKPNVYVWRLRIPFNEVDNPRNYLTKLQRYATLLEATNSISQLEEFVAATFACWEKRVPFGTYNVTNPGQITTHEVVDLIKKTGVSDKTFVFFKDEADFMSKAAKTPRSNCVMNSAKLASVGITMTEVHAAVEQALRSWRSAC; this comes from the coding sequence ATGATCTATTTGCTCGGAGGCTCCGGTTACGTCGGCACCGCCTATCAAGCCTTGCTCACGCACAAAGGCATCCCGTTCCGCAACCTGCGGCGCGCGGACGTCAATTACGCCGATCGCGCCACGCTCACGGACCTCCTCCGCCGCGAGAAACCCGAGTTCCTGATCAATGCCGCCGGCTACACCGGCAAGCCCAACGTCGACGCCTGCGAACTCCACAAATCCGAGTGCCTCGACGGCAACGCCGTCCTCCCCGGCACCATCGCCCTCGCCTGCGCCGACACCGGCGTGCCGTGGGGCCACGTCTCCTCCGGCTGCATCTACACCGGCGCGCGCGCCGACGGCTCCGGCTTCACCGAGACCGACACGCCGAACTTCTCCTTCCGCACCAACAACTGCTCGTTCTATTCCGGCACGAAAGCCCTCGGCGAAGAAGTCCTCGCCGACAAGCCGAACGTCTACGTCTGGCGCCTGCGCATCCCCTTCAACGAAGTCGACAACCCGCGCAACTACCTCACGAAACTCCAGCGCTACGCCACGCTGCTCGAAGCCACGAACTCCATCTCGCAACTCGAGGAGTTCGTCGCCGCCACCTTCGCCTGCTGGGAAAAACGCGTCCCCTTCGGCACCTACAACGTCACCAACCCCGGCCAGATCACCACGCACGAAGTCGTCGACCTGATCAAAAAGACCGGCGTCTCCGACAAGACCTTCGTCTTCTTCAAGGACGAGGCCGACTTCATGTCCAAGGCCGCCAAGACCCCGCGCTCCAACTGCGTGATGAACTCCGC